A genomic region of Enterococcus sp. 12C11_DIV0727 contains the following coding sequences:
- a CDS encoding LPXTG cell wall anchor domain-containing protein yields MKKLIQSSICLLLLFVPFYGTSAEASGKTQSGITFIQGDHPKKPIIDTIFSGNKKGILPHTGEALSLYLLIIGICLLIFIYLWFYLKNKNTRKKEQE; encoded by the coding sequence ATGAAAAAACTAATTCAATCTAGTATTTGTTTACTGCTCTTATTTGTCCCATTTTATGGAACATCTGCAGAAGCCTCTGGAAAAACGCAATCAGGTATTACTTTTATTCAAGGTGACCATCCGAAAAAACCGATTATTGATACTATTTTTTCTGGAAATAAAAAAGGAATACTTCCTCATACAGGGGAAGCGTTGAGCCTGTACTTACTTATTATCGGGATTTGTCTGTTGATTTTCATTTATCTATGGTTTTACTTAAAAAATAAAAACACACGAAAGAAGGAACAAGAATGA
- a CDS encoding WxL domain-containing protein, whose product MKKKLVASLLLSGLVLSYSSTGVYAVDASATAKTKAETEFTAGDRPDPSKPEEGPKDPNPLDPDPDPTDPTKPKPLPEANNVYVTHLPDISFGSNKTELKTTEYEALTEKRTKGQGAETFYMPHSVQVADLSGNSETKWKLSVQQDDVFKTNDSTPKQLDRSRIRIYGNTLTSTAYAATDLADKVAGVALSETDEFGAYSTIPVKSDTQDELVVLENKTPGFTLNSYTSSVFRNSYIEEDYDATKTPTASRYEGVKLNVPASDQSQAKAYSADLTWTLTVEP is encoded by the coding sequence ATGAAAAAGAAATTAGTTGCAAGTTTATTGTTGAGTGGATTGGTATTAAGTTACAGCTCTACAGGAGTTTATGCAGTAGATGCAAGTGCAACAGCCAAAACAAAAGCTGAAACAGAATTTACTGCTGGGGATCGTCCTGATCCATCGAAACCAGAAGAAGGACCAAAAGATCCTAATCCATTAGATCCAGACCCAGATCCGACAGATCCAACGAAACCAAAACCACTACCAGAAGCAAATAATGTTTATGTAACACATTTACCAGACATTTCATTTGGTTCAAATAAAACAGAGTTGAAAACAACTGAATACGAAGCGTTAACTGAAAAAAGAACAAAAGGGCAAGGGGCTGAAACATTTTATATGCCTCATTCTGTTCAAGTAGCGGATTTATCTGGGAATAGTGAAACAAAATGGAAATTAAGCGTTCAACAAGATGACGTATTCAAAACAAACGATAGCACACCAAAACAATTAGACAGATCTCGTATTCGAATTTATGGAAATACGTTAACAAGTACCGCCTATGCAGCCACAGATTTAGCAGACAAAGTTGCAGGTGTTGCACTAAGTGAGACAGATGAATTTGGCGCGTATTCAACGATTCCTGTTAAAAGCGATACACAAGATGAATTAGTAGTGTTGGAAAATAAAACACCTGGCTTCACATTGAACTCATATACTTCTTCTGTTTTTAGAAATAGTTATATCGAAGAAGACTACGATGCGACTAAAACACCTACAGCGTCTCGCTACGAAGGGGTCAAATTAAATGTACCGGCAAGTGACCAATCACAAGCGAAAGCTTATTCAGCTGATTTAACTTGGACATTGACTGTAGAACCGTAA
- a CDS encoding WxL domain-containing protein gives MKTTIKRILGLSLVTAGILSLATPAFAETGAVKTDGKASFVPQSGDINTIKPGTDEKIDIVDGNNERVTVENIQLMHVPDFDFGSNETSVDTKNYDAIYEHYQKTGDTTKYAIPHFVQVGDVSGVQGTAWAVTVEQEALFKETGGHALKASRVNLYNQTLTNNVQTGNVTDVVTGLTIPSDGTVQVPVKGVDTTGSIAVLTSKAGKTDQTTTNGTISSVVFQKDYDESNYGKVDSPALTDKNTDVKLNVPQSDGVQAKAYGAKLNWTLTVGP, from the coding sequence ATGAAAACAACTATAAAAAGAATTTTAGGATTGAGCTTAGTAACAGCGGGGATTTTAAGCTTAGCAACACCAGCTTTTGCCGAAACAGGAGCAGTAAAAACAGATGGAAAAGCGTCATTTGTACCTCAATCTGGTGATATCAATACAATCAAACCTGGTACAGATGAAAAAATCGATATCGTTGATGGCAATAATGAACGGGTAACCGTTGAAAATATTCAATTGATGCATGTCCCAGACTTTGATTTTGGTAGTAACGAAACAAGTGTCGATACAAAAAATTATGATGCTATTTATGAACATTATCAAAAAACAGGCGATACGACAAAATATGCTATTCCTCACTTTGTACAAGTCGGCGATGTTTCTGGTGTGCAAGGAACGGCATGGGCTGTGACAGTGGAACAAGAAGCGCTGTTTAAAGAAACAGGAGGACATGCTTTGAAAGCATCTAGAGTCAATTTGTACAACCAAACCTTGACCAATAATGTTCAAACTGGAAATGTGACCGATGTTGTGACAGGACTGACAATCCCGAGTGATGGTACTGTTCAAGTTCCTGTCAAAGGTGTGGATACAACTGGTAGTATCGCTGTACTAACATCTAAAGCTGGAAAGACTGATCAAACAACAACAAACGGAACCATCAGTTCAGTTGTCTTCCAAAAAGATTATGACGAATCAAACTACGGAAAAGTAGATTCACCAGCGTTAACAGACAAAAATACAGATGTAAAACTAAATGTTCCACAAAGCGATGGGGTACAAGCTAAAGCATATGGAGCTAAATTAAATTGGACTCTAACGGTCGGACCGTAA
- a CDS encoding DUF916 and DUF3324 domain-containing protein yields MTLLKQSMSWSRRVFLCLALLILIPFSPAYGEEIPISVKAILPDNQVTKDAGYYDLKVNPGEKQELSFQLYNQGDKDATVNININPAYTGDGGSFVYTEDETNKDSSLKYPLSSIATSEQTVSIPAKGTTVTKVTLDIPSEPFEGLILGAIRVTSADAGEKKTEETKKGFNISNNFAYSVAIQLRESDDLPKSDLALKKVFASQVAGRNTVKVNLQNPTATIIDNVSYDAAVSKKGDNAPLHETKVKGYRVAPNTNYNVPINWENQPFSAGTYVAKVKAKSEDTGQEWQFDQEFVISAKEANELNEQAVDLEKDYLLYILIGGGIFILLVIVLIILLVILSKKKKKRKEQARRARQKKQKKGKEHDKRKQRTTDKRSSPSSGNHKRR; encoded by the coding sequence ATGACTCTACTAAAACAATCGATGAGCTGGAGCAGACGAGTCTTTTTATGTTTAGCTTTGCTGATCCTAATACCATTTTCTCCAGCGTATGGAGAAGAAATTCCCATTTCCGTCAAAGCTATTTTACCAGACAATCAAGTGACAAAAGATGCAGGCTATTATGATTTAAAAGTGAACCCGGGAGAAAAACAGGAACTCTCTTTTCAACTCTATAACCAAGGGGACAAAGACGCTACAGTCAACATCAACATCAACCCAGCCTATACAGGAGATGGCGGTTCATTTGTCTATACAGAAGATGAAACCAATAAAGATTCTTCTTTAAAATATCCTTTATCAAGTATTGCGACCTCAGAACAAACGGTCAGCATTCCAGCAAAAGGCACGACCGTTACGAAAGTAACATTAGATATCCCCAGTGAGCCTTTTGAAGGGCTAATTCTTGGTGCAATTCGTGTGACAAGTGCCGATGCAGGAGAAAAGAAAACCGAAGAAACAAAAAAAGGCTTCAACATTTCTAATAATTTTGCGTATTCAGTAGCCATCCAATTAAGAGAATCAGATGATCTGCCAAAATCCGATTTAGCACTCAAAAAAGTCTTTGCCTCCCAAGTTGCAGGGCGCAATACAGTGAAAGTAAATCTGCAAAATCCCACAGCAACGATTATCGATAACGTCTCCTATGATGCTGCTGTCAGTAAAAAAGGAGACAACGCACCTTTGCATGAAACAAAGGTAAAAGGCTATCGAGTAGCGCCAAACACTAACTATAATGTTCCGATTAACTGGGAGAATCAACCCTTTTCAGCAGGTACCTATGTTGCCAAAGTCAAAGCAAAATCAGAAGATACAGGACAAGAATGGCAATTCGATCAAGAATTTGTCATCAGTGCAAAAGAAGCAAACGAGCTGAATGAACAAGCAGTGGATCTTGAGAAGGACTATTTGCTCTATATCTTGATTGGCGGGGGAATCTTCATTTTACTTGTTATTGTTCTTATTATTCTATTGGTCATTTTATCCAAAAAGAAGAAAAAACGAAAAGAACAAGCAAGACGAGCACGTCAAAAAAAGCAAAAAAAAGGAAAAGAACATGACAAACGAAAACAACGAACAACCGATAAACGATCTTCCCCAAGTTCAGGAAACCATAAACGAAGATAA